Genomic DNA from Streptomyces sp. GS7:
CCGCGGGCCGGCCGGTGGCCGGGTCGACCTGCGGGAGTTCGCGGGTCCGCTCCGGGCCGCCCTCGGCCGGTTCGCCGTGCGCGTCCCTGCCGTCCTCCTGGAACATCCACGGCGGCACCCGGTCCGCCGGGTCGTCGTCGCGTACGGGCGGCAGCACGGTCGTCTCCTCGGAGTCCGCACCGCCTCCCCGGCCGGCGTCCCGGACCGGCGGCAGCACCGCCGTCTCGTCCGCCTCCCGCGCCTCGGGCCGCGGCAGCGCCGCGGTCCGCTCGCCGTCCGCGGCGGTGCCCGTACCGGAACCGGAAGCCCCGTTCCCGGAAGCGGTCCGGGTTTCGTTCTCCTTGGCCACCCGCTTCCGCAGCTGCGTGACGTCCGTCTCCGTGGTCCGCGCCTCGGCCGATTCGGCCGCCGCGGCAGCCGCCTTCGCCTCCGCGGCCGCAGCCGCCCGGGCCGCCTCGACCCGGGCCTGCTCGGCGCGCAGCAGCGCCTCCTCGGCCTTGCGCTGCTTCTCCAGGCGGCGCTCCTCGGCCTCCCGGCGCAGCCGCGCCTCCTCCTCGTGCTGCTTGCGCAGCCGCTCCTGTTCGGCCTGGCGGGCCTTCTCCTCCGCCTCGCGGCGCTGCCGCTCCGCCTCCGCCGCCGCCCGGGCCTCCTCGGCGCGCTGCCGCGCCTCCTCGGCCTGGCGGGCGGCCTCCCGGGCCTTGGCCTCATCGGCCTCGCGGCGCTTGCGCTCCTCTTCCTCCGCACGCAGCTTGGCCAGCTGCTCCTGGCGCTCACGCTCCAGGCGCGCCTCCTCCGCCTTGCGCGCGGCCTCCTCCTCGGCCTTGCGGCGAGCCTCCTCCTCGGCTGCCTTGCGGGCCTCGGCCTGTGCCTTGAGCTCCGCCTCGGACAGCGGCAGGACCTGGTCGAGGCGGTGGCGTACGGCGGTGGTGACGGCCTCCGGCTCCTGGCCGGCGTCGACGACCAGGTAGCGGGCCGGGTCGGCGGCGGCCAGCGCCAGGAATCCGGCGCGCACCCGCTCGTGGAACTCGGCGGGCTCGGACTCCATCCGGTCCGGCGCCTCGGTGAAGCGCTCGCGCGCGGTCTCCGGCGAGACGTCCAGCAGCACGGTCAGATGCGGGATGAGGCCGTCCGTCGCCCAGCGGTTGATCCGGGCGATCTCCGTGGGTGCGAGGTTGCGGCCGGCGCCCTGGTAGGCCACCGAGGAGTCGATGTAGCGGTCGGTGACGACGATCGCGCCGCGTTCCAGGGCGGGCCGGATGACGCTGTCGACGTGCTCGGCGCGGTCGGCGGCGAACATCAGCGCCTCGGCCCGGTCCGACAGCCCGGACGTGGACACGTCCAGGATGATCGCCCGCAGCCGCTTGCCGATGGCGGTGGCGCCCGGCTCGCGGGTCACCACGACCTCGTGGCCCTTGCTGCGGATCCACTCCGCCAGCGCCTCGACCTGGGTCGACTTCCCGGCGCCGTCACCGCCCTCCAGGGCGATGAAGAAACCGGTGGCGGCGGGCGCCTGGGCCGGGTCGCCGCCGCGCAGCGCCTCGCGCAGATCGCGCCGCAGCGGTACGCCCTGCCGGTCGTCGGTCTTGCCCAGCACCCAGGCGGCGACCGGCAGCAGCAGCGCGCCGGCCAGCATCAGGGTGTACGCGGCGCCGCCGTGCGCGAAGACGAAGGCGCCGCTGCCGACGTGGTGCGGGCCGATGACACCGGCCAGCAGGGGCGCGGCGATGGCGGCCAGCGCGACCGCGAGCCGGACGACGGCGTGCAGATGCTCGGTCGTACGGGCGCTGCGGAACGCCTCGGACTCCTGGTCCAGCAGCACATGGCCCGTGTTGGCGGCGATACCGGCGCAGACACCGGCCAGCAGCGCGAGCAGCAGCACCGTCGTCGGGTCCGGGACCAGCCCCATGGCCAGCAGCGCCAGGCCGGTGCCGGCGACCGCCAGGGCCAGCAGCCGGCGCCGGGAGAGCGCGGGCAGCACCTTGCGGGCGGCGCGGATGCCGATGACCGTGCCGCCGGTCAGCGCGAGCACCAGCAGCGCGTAGGTGGCGGGGCCGGTGGCCAGGTCGAAGGCGTGCAGTACGGAGAGCGCGACGGCCGCGGCGATCGCGCCGGCCACCGCCGCGCAGGCCGTCACCAGCAGCGGGATCGCGCCCGTACGGCCCTTGTCGGGCCCCGCGCCCGGCTTGCCGGCGGACTTCGGGCGGCGCAGGCCCTCCAGCGGGGAGCGCGGCCGGGGAGTCTGGCCGCCGGGCAGCTCGATGAAGTACAGGA
This window encodes:
- the tmk gene encoding dTMP kinase → MTRAEQPTVVPPASDALAADSRERAVRALLRFPPLKRLWSAQFVGGIGDALSLLVLVLLALQAALYVPLGGHAVFGGGYSGAAFAVTAVFGVRLLATLLFGAVLLGPLSALIRPDGPLDRRWTMIGADALRLALLVIAPLWIDWTPADALAWLLVTVFVSGVAERFWTVARESAAPALLPAPPPEGATVRPLPDNMDALRRLSLRTSFVSLPIAAAALVVVTLIGKLLGTGVEWFHLHQAALGSYVAAGLFAASVSILYFIELPGGQTPRPRSPLEGLRRPKSAGKPGAGPDKGRTGAIPLLVTACAAVAGAIAAAVALSVLHAFDLATGPATYALLVLALTGGTVIGIRAARKVLPALSRRRLLALAVAGTGLALLAMGLVPDPTTVLLLALLAGVCAGIAANTGHVLLDQESEAFRSARTTEHLHAVVRLAVALAAIAAPLLAGVIGPHHVGSGAFVFAHGGAAYTLMLAGALLLPVAAWVLGKTDDRQGVPLRRDLREALRGGDPAQAPAATGFFIALEGGDGAGKSTQVEALAEWIRSKGHEVVVTREPGATAIGKRLRAIILDVSTSGLSDRAEALMFAADRAEHVDSVIRPALERGAIVVTDRYIDSSVAYQGAGRNLAPTEIARINRWATDGLIPHLTVLLDVSPETARERFTEAPDRMESEPAEFHERVRAGFLALAAADPARYLVVDAGQEPEAVTTAVRHRLDQVLPLSEAELKAQAEARKAAEEEARRKAEEEAARKAEEARLERERQEQLAKLRAEEEERKRREADEAKAREAARQAEEARQRAEEARAAAEAERQRREAEEKARQAEQERLRKQHEEEARLRREAEERRLEKQRKAEEALLRAEQARVEAARAAAAAEAKAAAAAAESAEARTTETDVTQLRKRVAKENETRTASGNGASGSGTGTAADGERTAALPRPEAREADETAVLPPVRDAGRGGGADSEETTVLPPVRDDDPADRVPPWMFQEDGRDAHGEPAEGGPERTRELPQVDPATGRPAEHGQHGRPRPEWAEETPLDDLPTLADELLGTRPDDDAEGGAGGKGRRGRGRRG